The Budorcas taxicolor isolate Tak-1 chromosome 5, Takin1.1, whole genome shotgun sequence genome includes a window with the following:
- the LOC128049013 gene encoding LOW QUALITY PROTEIN: taste receptor type 2 member 42-like (The sequence of the model RefSeq protein was modified relative to this genomic sequence to represent the inferred CDS: deleted 1 base in 1 codon): MFPGLSTVFLILSGVEFLIGILGNVFIGLVLCSECVKNQKTSLFDFILTGLAISRISQLLVFFVESLIMGLEPQVFAIFKLAKPIALLWRISNHLTTWLVTCLSIFYLLKIAHFSHSLFFWLKWRMNSVILVILAFSLVFLILDILLLETFNDLFWNLINEGNLTLVESKTHYIKSESLLSFSYFIPIVLSLLSLFFLFRSLVKHTRNLHLNFMGSRDFSTKAHKRAMKMVTSFLLLIMVHFLFTQLANWMFHRFLDNKFTKFIMLALYVFPSGHSFMLILGNNQLRQIALKVLKHLKSSLKRQNPLAL, encoded by the exons ATGTTCCCTGGGTTGAGCACAGTCTTTCTGATACTGTCAGGAGTGGAATTCTTAATCGGAATTCTAGGCAATGTGTTCATTGGACTGGTACTCTGCTCTGAATGTGTTAAGAACCAAAAGACATCTTTATTTGACTTCATCCTCACTGGCTTGGCTATCTCCAGAATCAGTCAACTGTTGGTGTTTTTTGTGGAATCACTTATAATGGGACTAGAACCACAGGTATTTGCCATTTTTAAACTAGCAAAGCCCATTGCTTTACTTTGGAGAATATCTAATCATTTGACTACCTGGCTTGTCACCTGCCTAAGTATTTTCTATCTCCTTAAGATAGCTCATTTCTCccactctctttttttctggctgaagTGGAGAATGAACAGCGTCATTCTTGTGATACTTGCATTTTCTTTGGTCTTTTTGATTTTGGACATTCTTTTGCTAGAAACATTTAATGATCTCTTCTGGAATTTAATAAATGAAGGCAATTTGACTTTAGTTGAAAGTAAAACTCATTATATTAAAAGCGAGAGTCTTCTTAGTTTCTCCTATTTCATTCCTATTGTTCTGTCCCTGCtctcattg ttttttttatttcggTCCTTGGTGAAACACACCAGAAATTTGCATCTCAATTTTATGGGTTCCAGGGACTTCAGCACAAAGGCCCATAAAAGAGCCATGAAAATGGTGACATCATTCCTCCTCCTTATCatggttcattttctttttacacaATTGGCAAATTGGATGTTTCATAGGTTTTTGGACAATAAGTTCACAAAGTTCATCATGTTAGCACTATATGTCTTTCCTTCAGGCCACTCGTTCATGTTGATTCTGGGAAACAACCAGTTAAGACAGATAGCCTTGAAGGTACTGAAGCATCTTAAAAGCTCCTTGAAAAGACAAAATCCATTGGCTTTATAG